One genomic region from Ovis canadensis isolate MfBH-ARS-UI-01 breed Bighorn chromosome 24, ARS-UI_OviCan_v2, whole genome shotgun sequence encodes:
- the LOC138428763 gene encoding protein FAM220A isoform X1 — MRDRCRPLCTRLAEEQGAGAASDRASCRELWSERRQEASPGPADAASWVRRPAVDARGDPGKESSLETKRDPCSASPSPRSGLEALPRWQAAVRRNSASAAAQSNPAGLPSAPAGERSAGLARGVGEAPGTDWPWAVPRPPGSHRGWSLGREPRGSGLLGRQRGSAKGVSEFDPPRALLEKLDSALAPSCLPSILLHAHPLIFLNDETKSVFPGRSEPMFSEPRVEYKKMLSWEKSTSDDLQITVASLAAQAFE; from the coding sequence ATGAGGGACAGATGCAGGCCTCTCTGCACCCGCCTTGCAGAGGAGCAGGGAGCAGGCGCAGCCTCGGACAGAGCCTCGTGCAGAGAACTGTGGAGCgagagaaggcaggaggcgaGCCCTGGCCCAGCAGATGCCGCTTCCTGGGTGAGGAGGCCTGCGGTCGATGCCCGGGGAGATCCAGGAAAGGAGTCATCACTGGAAACAAAGCGTGACCCGTGTAGCGCCAGCCCCTCGCCTCGCAGTGGCCTCGAAGCGCTTCCGCGGTGGCAAGCAGCAGTACGGAGAAACTCGGCCTCAGCGGCTGCGCAGAGCAACCCTGCGGGTCTGCCCTCGGCTCCGGCAGGGGAGCGGAGTGCGGGACTGGCCCGCGGCGTCGGGGAGGCTCCGGGCACGGACTGGCCGTGGGCAGTGCCCAGGCCCCCTGGCAGCCACAGAGGATGGAGCCTCGGCAGAGAGCCCCGGGGGTCAGGACTGCTGGGCCGGCAGAGAGGGTCCGCAAAGGGGGTTTCTGAGTTTGACCCGCCCCGTGCTCTCCTGGAGAAGCTGGACTCTGCGTTGGCACCCTCTTGCCTGCCATCCATCCTGCTGCATGCTCATCCCCTAATATTCTTGAATGATGAGACGAAAAGTGTTTTCCCTGGCCGCTCAGAGCCCATGTTTTCAGAGCCAAGAGTAGAATACAAGAAAATGCTTTCATGGGAAAAAAGTACCTCAGATGATCTGCAGATAACAGTGGCGTCACTGGCTGCACAAGCTTTTGAATGA